One genomic region from Candidatus Tanganyikabacteria bacterium encodes:
- the infA gene encoding translation initiation factor IF-1, whose protein sequence is MKGDSIEMEGVVEEALSNGMFRVRLDNDVVVLGHLAGRMRKFRIRVLLGDRVTIDLSPYDLTRGRITYRKRA, encoded by the coding sequence ATGAAGGGTGACTCGATCGAGATGGAGGGCGTCGTTGAAGAGGCCCTCTCCAACGGCATGTTTCGCGTGCGCCTCGACAACGACGTGGTCGTCCTTGGCCACCTGGCGGGCCGGATGCGCAAGTTCCGGATCCGCGTGCTGCTAGGCGACCGCGTGACGATCGATCTCTCTCCCTACGACCTCACCCGCGGCCGCATCACCTACCGCAAGCGCGCCTAG
- the arfB gene encoding aminoacyl-tRNA hydrolase: MEVAPGVIVPADAIAFQAVRASGPGGQNVNKVASKVMLRVAVDRISGLAPDARTRLQKLAGTRWVEGDELVVTSSETRNQLENRRLAEEKLVALIRRALVPPRLRRKTRPTMASRERRLAGKQARARVKRGRTPPGEGLD; this comes from the coding sequence CTGGAAGTCGCGCCTGGCGTGATCGTGCCGGCCGACGCGATCGCCTTCCAGGCGGTTCGCGCCTCGGGACCTGGCGGACAAAACGTCAACAAGGTCGCGAGCAAGGTGATGCTGCGCGTCGCGGTCGATCGCATCTCCGGCCTGGCCCCGGACGCCCGGACGCGGCTGCAAAAGCTGGCCGGCACCCGGTGGGTGGAGGGCGACGAACTGGTCGTGACTTCGTCGGAGACGAGGAACCAGCTCGAGAACCGGCGCCTTGCCGAAGAGAAGCTCGTGGCGCTGATCCGCCGCGCCCTGGTCCCGCCGCGGCTGCGCCGCAAGACGCGCCCCACCATGGCCTCGCGGGAGCGCCGCCTGGCAGGCAAGCAAGCCCGGGCCCGGGTCAAGCGCGGCCGCACCCCGCCCGGCGAGGGGCTGGACTGA
- a CDS encoding TM0106 family RecB-like putative nuclease gives MQLTGTQIRYSASDLNNYLACPYLVRLDLEAARGERPRAQRDDPSGDLVRRKGDEHERAYLELLRAQGRSIIEIVRGPAAVGDTVAALREGPDVVYQAAFRDDAWQGYADFLFKVEVPSDLGAYSYEPADTKLARGMKPYFVLQLCVYAEALARLQGVEPEFLHVILGDLRRETVARRDFAAYFRRVRERFLADVAHGRLAAHPEPVEHCGLCPWAEECRREWEAADDLCLVAGMRRDHAANLREAGLGTLTRLAEEDPAAPPDGFNPAVFARLQDQAALQLQTRRSGEPARRVLSPEEGRGLALLPAPDPGDVFFDMEGDPYVAGGLEYLFGFVPQEGGEWRFQDLWAHDAASERQAFETFVDMVSARRKRFPGMHIYHYAAYEATALKRLAGQYGTRENEIDDLLRGGVLVDLYRVVRQGLRVGRPSYSIKQLEIFYMGSRQAEVKDAGGSIVAYERWLESQDPAILAEIGRYNEEDCVSTRLLRDWLLTLRDPAMPWYSPESPVPSEAREAVQAENAALCAALLEGVEEGDARPEAAGRRLMADVLEYHRREAKPQWWAWFDRALQEDDALRDDPDCLAGLSPAGQVGVEKRSEIRRFAYPPQQHRFRSGDEAYDARTGLRAGRVVAVRDDRAEIDLKRSLSRAAEDWPEAIKPGPPIETSSQRAALVRLARAIGSGEAHRYRAAWDILTGARPRIRGISPGGPLQSGTPTETEALRLCTGLDASHLVVQGPPGAGKTYLGARLIASLVAQGARVGVSALSHKAIHNLLAETERVASKRGVALRGLKKASESDPDTRFPSAHGLIESVTDYDRFPQGGFNLLAGTAWLFCRDDMDGSLDYLFLDEAGQISLADALAMGTAARNLVLLGDPQQLPQVRQGTHPGGAGRSVLEHLLAGHLTIPPDRGLFLADTYRLHPAICRFVSEISYEERLHSAPGREKLALDPAGAGLRYLPVEHVGNSQESHQEALAIAAEVSRLLGLAYRDGRNAPRPLTEADIMVVAPYNLQVKRLRDILPAGIRVGTVDKFQGQEAPVVFFSMATSSGEDLPRTLDFLFSRHRLNVAISRAQCLAYLVASPRLLDVPCRSLDQMRMVNGLCRLVEMAS, from the coding sequence ATGCAACTCACCGGCACCCAGATCAGGTACTCGGCTTCCGACCTCAACAACTACCTGGCATGCCCCTACCTGGTCCGTCTCGACCTCGAGGCGGCGCGGGGCGAGCGGCCGCGGGCGCAGCGCGACGACCCTTCCGGCGACCTGGTGCGCCGCAAGGGGGACGAGCACGAGCGGGCCTACCTGGAGCTACTGCGCGCCCAGGGCCGGAGCATCATCGAGATCGTCCGCGGCCCTGCCGCGGTCGGCGATACGGTCGCCGCCCTGCGCGAGGGGCCCGACGTCGTCTACCAGGCGGCATTCCGGGACGACGCGTGGCAGGGCTACGCCGACTTCCTCTTCAAGGTGGAGGTCCCGTCGGATCTCGGCGCCTACAGCTACGAGCCGGCAGATACCAAGCTCGCACGCGGCATGAAGCCCTACTTCGTGCTGCAGCTTTGCGTCTACGCGGAGGCCCTGGCCAGGCTCCAAGGTGTCGAGCCCGAGTTCCTCCATGTCATCCTGGGCGACTTGCGACGCGAGACCGTGGCGCGGCGGGACTTCGCGGCGTACTTTCGGCGCGTTCGCGAGCGGTTCCTGGCAGACGTGGCGCACGGCCGGCTGGCCGCGCATCCGGAGCCGGTCGAGCACTGCGGCCTTTGCCCCTGGGCCGAGGAGTGCCGGCGGGAGTGGGAGGCCGCCGACGATCTGTGCCTGGTGGCGGGAATGCGCCGCGATCATGCGGCCAACCTGCGCGAGGCGGGCCTCGGCACGCTCACCCGCCTGGCGGAGGAAGATCCTGCGGCGCCGCCGGACGGGTTCAATCCCGCCGTGTTCGCCCGCTTGCAGGATCAGGCCGCCCTGCAGCTTCAGACCCGCCGCTCCGGCGAGCCGGCCCGGCGCGTGCTGTCGCCCGAGGAGGGGCGCGGGCTGGCCCTCTTGCCGGCACCAGATCCGGGCGACGTGTTCTTCGACATGGAAGGCGATCCATACGTCGCCGGCGGCCTGGAGTACCTGTTCGGATTCGTGCCGCAGGAGGGCGGCGAGTGGCGCTTCCAGGACCTCTGGGCGCACGACGCGGCCTCCGAGCGACAGGCATTCGAGACCTTTGTCGACATGGTGTCGGCGCGGCGCAAGCGCTTCCCGGGGATGCACATCTACCACTACGCCGCCTACGAGGCGACCGCCCTCAAGCGCCTGGCCGGCCAGTACGGCACGCGCGAAAACGAGATCGACGATCTGCTCCGCGGCGGGGTGCTGGTCGACCTGTACCGCGTGGTGCGTCAGGGTTTGCGGGTGGGCAGGCCGAGTTACTCCATCAAGCAGTTGGAGATCTTCTACATGGGCTCCCGGCAAGCCGAGGTGAAGGACGCCGGCGGCTCGATCGTGGCCTACGAGCGCTGGCTCGAGTCGCAGGATCCGGCCATCCTCGCGGAGATCGGCCGCTACAACGAGGAGGATTGCGTATCCACCCGCCTGTTGCGGGACTGGCTCCTGACGCTGCGCGATCCGGCCATGCCGTGGTATTCGCCCGAATCACCCGTTCCGTCCGAGGCCCGCGAGGCCGTCCAGGCCGAGAATGCGGCCCTGTGCGCCGCGTTGCTGGAGGGAGTCGAGGAGGGCGATGCCCGGCCCGAGGCGGCCGGGCGGCGGCTCATGGCCGACGTCCTCGAGTATCACCGGCGCGAGGCCAAGCCCCAGTGGTGGGCATGGTTCGACCGGGCGCTCCAGGAAGACGACGCGTTGCGCGACGATCCCGACTGCCTGGCGGGTCTGAGCCCCGCCGGGCAGGTGGGAGTCGAGAAGCGATCGGAGATCCGGCGCTTCGCCTACCCACCGCAGCAGCACCGTTTCAGGTCCGGCGACGAGGCCTACGACGCCCGCACCGGGCTCCGGGCGGGCCGGGTCGTCGCCGTGCGCGACGATCGGGCCGAGATCGACCTCAAGCGGTCCCTGTCGCGGGCGGCCGAGGACTGGCCCGAGGCGATCAAGCCCGGGCCGCCGATCGAGACGTCGAGCCAGCGGGCGGCCCTGGTGCGCCTGGCGCGCGCCATCGGGTCGGGCGAGGCGCACCGCTATCGGGCGGCCTGGGACATCCTTACGGGGGCGCGGCCGCGTATTCGCGGAATCTCGCCCGGAGGGCCCCTGCAGAGCGGCACCCCCACGGAGACCGAGGCGTTGCGGCTATGCACCGGCCTCGACGCGAGCCACCTGGTCGTGCAGGGCCCGCCGGGAGCCGGCAAGACGTACCTCGGGGCGCGACTGATCGCCTCCCTCGTGGCCCAGGGTGCCCGCGTCGGCGTGTCTGCCCTGAGCCACAAGGCCATCCACAACCTGCTGGCGGAGACCGAACGCGTGGCCAGCAAGCGGGGTGTAGCGCTGCGGGGCCTCAAGAAGGCCAGCGAGAGCGATCCAGACACGCGGTTCCCCTCCGCCCACGGCCTCATAGAGAGCGTGACCGACTACGACCGCTTCCCGCAAGGGGGCTTCAACCTGCTGGCCGGCACCGCCTGGCTGTTCTGCCGGGATGACATGGACGGCAGCCTCGACTACCTGTTCCTCGACGAGGCCGGCCAGATCTCCCTGGCCGACGCCCTGGCGATGGGCACGGCGGCACGCAACCTCGTGCTGCTGGGCGACCCGCAGCAGTTGCCGCAGGTCCGTCAGGGCACCCACCCCGGCGGCGCCGGCCGGTCGGTCCTGGAGCACCTGCTCGCCGGCCACCTCACCATCCCGCCCGACCGCGGGCTTTTCCTGGCCGACACCTACCGGTTGCACCCGGCGATCTGCCGCTTCGTGTCGGAGATCTCCTACGAAGAGCGCCTACACTCGGCACCGGGTCGCGAAAAGCTTGCCCTGGACCCGGCTGGTGCGGGCCTGCGCTACCTTCCGGTCGAGCACGTCGGCAACTCGCAGGAATCCCACCAGGAGGCGCTAGCCATCGCCGCCGAGGTCAGCCGCCTGCTCGGGTTGGCGTATCGGGACGGCCGGAATGCCCCGCGGCCACTCACCGAGGCCGATATCATGGTAGTCGCGCCCTACAACCTCCAGGTCAAGCGCCTGCGCGACATCCTGCCGGCCGGTATCCGGGTGGGCACGGTCGACAAGTTCCAGGGCCAGGAGGCGCCGGTGGTCTTCTTCTCGATGGCCACGTCCAGCGGCGAGGATTTACCCCGCACGCTCGACTTCCTGTTCTCACGCCACCGTCTAAACGTGGCGATCTCCCGGGCCCAGTGCCTGGCCTATCTGGTCGCAAGCCCCCGCCTGCTGGACGTCCCGTGCCGCAGCCTCGACCAGATGCGCATGGTCAACGGCCTTTGCCGCCTGGTGGAGATGGCCTCGTAG
- a CDS encoding SDR family oxidoreductase — MDLGLAGRRALVTGASAGLGKAIAAALAAEGARVAICARGADRLELARAEVGAAAAFACDLSLPGAGAAAVEQAIAALGGLDILVTNSGGPPTGAFRDVSDQAWQAGFDGLWQSAAGAIRAALPGMTAARWGRVLLVTSVAAREPIAGLTVSNALRAGLLGLANSLSREVAGDGITVNVLLPGYTRTERLVELGVSDAKIGAEVPAGRLAMPEELAALAAFLASERAAYVTGQAIACDGGWLRSI, encoded by the coding sequence ATGGACCTGGGACTCGCGGGCCGGAGGGCCCTGGTGACCGGCGCGTCGGCGGGGCTGGGCAAGGCCATCGCGGCGGCGCTTGCCGCCGAGGGGGCGCGCGTGGCGATCTGCGCCCGGGGAGCCGACCGACTCGAACTGGCAAGGGCAGAAGTCGGGGCCGCGGCCGCGTTCGCCTGCGACCTCTCCTTGCCGGGCGCCGGGGCCGCGGCGGTCGAGCAGGCGATCGCCGCCCTGGGAGGCCTGGACATCCTCGTGACAAACTCCGGCGGCCCGCCGACGGGGGCTTTCCGGGATGTCTCCGACCAGGCGTGGCAGGCCGGCTTCGACGGCCTCTGGCAGAGCGCGGCGGGGGCGATCCGCGCCGCCTTGCCCGGAATGACGGCGGCGCGCTGGGGGCGGGTGCTGCTGGTGACCTCGGTGGCCGCCCGCGAGCCGATCGCCGGCTTGACGGTCTCCAACGCCCTGCGGGCCGGATTGCTCGGCCTGGCCAACTCCTTGAGCCGGGAAGTCGCCGGCGACGGCATCACCGTCAACGTCCTGCTGCCCGGCTACACGCGCACGGAGCGACTGGTCGAACTTGGCGTCAGCGACGCGAAGATTGGCGCCGAAGTGCCCGCCGGGCGACTCGCCATGCCCGAGGAACTGGCGGCGCTCGCCGCATTCCTCGCGTCGGAGCGGGCGGCGTACGTCACCGGCCAGGCCATCGCCTGCGACGGCGGCTGGCTGCGAAGCATCTAA
- a CDS encoding citrate synthase family protein → MEFLTARQAAAELGITAATLYAYVSRGLIRSEAVPGSRARQYRREDVLAFRQRKEVRADPGRAAAGVLHWGVPVLESAITLITGGRLFYRGLSATDLACARDFEEVAALLWSGTLGLMPAAPSAPATAGRLAAVAERLGPVSAFERLQILLPLAGTLDPAAYDLRPGALQLTAARILRLVAAVAAGDPEKAAGRGAAGDPAEAAGRSAAGDSGRATGLGATGRGAAGRSAADLLAGAHGLTDRPARDLLNAALVLTADHELNVSAFAARCVASAGATPYAVVSAGLAALQGGKHGGHCDRVEALFEEAAAAKDAAACLAARLRRGEDIPGTSPPLYPEGDPRGRLLVDLATAVRPRSPQVALAHALEEGMRELLGERPSVDFGLVTAARALGLPPGSAIALFAVGRTAGWLGHAIEQYGLDRMIRPRARYVGPTPEC, encoded by the coding sequence ATGGAGTTCCTCACTGCTCGCCAGGCCGCCGCGGAACTCGGGATAACCGCGGCGACCCTCTATGCCTACGTCAGCCGCGGGCTGATCAGGTCCGAGGCGGTCCCCGGAAGCCGCGCCAGGCAGTACCGTCGCGAGGACGTGCTCGCGTTCCGGCAGCGCAAGGAGGTGCGGGCGGACCCGGGCCGCGCGGCGGCCGGGGTGCTGCACTGGGGTGTGCCGGTGCTGGAGTCGGCCATCACCCTCATTACAGGCGGGCGCCTCTTCTACCGTGGCCTTTCCGCCACCGATCTGGCCTGCGCCAGAGACTTCGAGGAAGTCGCCGCGCTGCTGTGGTCCGGGACCCTGGGCCTCATGCCCGCCGCGCCGTCGGCGCCCGCCACGGCCGGACGGCTGGCAGCCGTCGCGGAGCGCCTGGGGCCGGTCTCGGCTTTCGAGCGGTTGCAGATCCTGCTGCCGCTGGCGGGCACGCTGGATCCCGCGGCCTACGATCTGCGGCCGGGCGCGCTGCAATTGACCGCTGCCCGCATCCTGCGCCTGGTGGCTGCCGTCGCGGCCGGCGATCCGGAGAAGGCGGCCGGCCGGGGAGCGGCAGGCGATCCGGCAGAGGCGGCCGGCCGGAGCGCGGCCGGCGATTCGGGGAGGGCGACGGGCCTGGGGGCGACCGGCCGGGGGGCGGCCGGCCGGAGCGCGGCCGATCTGCTGGCCGGGGCGCACGGTCTCACCGACCGCCCGGCCCGCGACTTGCTCAACGCCGCCCTGGTGCTCACCGCCGACCACGAGCTCAACGTGTCGGCCTTTGCCGCCCGCTGCGTGGCTTCGGCTGGAGCCACGCCTTACGCCGTGGTGTCCGCGGGCCTAGCGGCGCTGCAGGGCGGCAAGCACGGCGGCCACTGCGATCGCGTCGAGGCGCTGTTCGAGGAGGCCGCCGCCGCGAAGGACGCCGCTGCTTGCCTGGCGGCGCGGCTGCGGCGCGGCGAGGACATCCCGGGCACGAGCCCGCCGCTGTACCCCGAAGGCGACCCCCGGGGGCGCCTGCTCGTGGACCTGGCTACCGCTGTCCGCCCGCGCTCGCCGCAGGTCGCGCTCGCGCACGCCCTCGAGGAGGGCATGCGCGAGTTGCTCGGCGAGCGGCCCTCGGTGGACTTCGGCCTGGTGACGGCGGCCCGGGCGCTCGGGTTGCCGCCGGGCTCGGCGATCGCCCTATTCGCCGTCGGCCGCACGGCCGGCTGGCTCGGCCACGCCATCGAGCAGTACGGACTGGACCGGATGATCCGCCCCAGAGCCCGCTATGTGGGCCCGACGCCGGAATGCTAA
- a CDS encoding citrate synthase/methylcitrate synthase, with translation MDLLSTALSQVDGAHGRLIVRGESIDDLARDAGYERMAAFLWNGLSGEVETEAGIRAALGAARVAAARLVAPVLRPAAALPPINGLRLCLAALPDEAALPDEAALPDEAALPDEAALPDEAALPDGAALPDEAALPDEAALPATRRRAAGPPPGQPAPRPRIPAHYLVTAAVPVILAGSAALRRGLAPPAPDPALGQVADFLRMIHGAPAAPEIVRALETYLVTVAEHGLNASTYAARVIASTSAGMVAAVVGAACALKGPLHGGAPGPVLDMLDAIATPSNARSWTEAELAAGRRIMGFGHRIYRVRDPRADILQGAVMRLGDDRGRLAFARAAEAEIAAVLARRKPDRALPTNVEFYTAVLLEAVGLDRDMFTPVFALGRMLGWTAHVFEQVATGRLIRPESAYVGPQAAATVGR, from the coding sequence ATGGACCTGCTGAGCACGGCCCTGAGCCAGGTGGACGGCGCGCACGGCCGCCTGATCGTGCGGGGCGAATCGATCGACGACCTGGCGCGGGATGCGGGGTACGAGCGCATGGCCGCTTTCCTGTGGAACGGCCTGTCTGGTGAAGTCGAGACAGAGGCGGGCATCCGGGCGGCTCTAGGGGCGGCACGGGTGGCTGCCGCGCGGCTGGTAGCCCCCGTGCTGCGACCAGCCGCGGCCCTGCCGCCAATCAACGGCTTGCGCCTGTGCCTGGCCGCCTTGCCGGACGAGGCCGCCCTGCCGGACGAGGCCGCCCTGCCGGACGAGGCCGCCCTGCCGGACGAGGCCGCCTTGCCGGACGAGGCCGCCCTGCCGGACGGGGCCGCCCTGCCGGACGAGGCCGCCCTGCCGGACGAGGCCGCCTTGCCCGCGACGCGACGCCGCGCTGCCGGCCCGCCCCCCGGGCAGCCTGCCCCCCGCCCACGCATCCCGGCCCACTACCTGGTGACCGCTGCCGTCCCGGTGATCCTGGCCGGCAGCGCGGCGTTGCGCCGCGGGCTGGCGCCGCCGGCCCCCGATCCGGCGCTCGGCCAGGTGGCGGACTTCCTGCGCATGATCCACGGCGCGCCCGCGGCGCCCGAGATCGTGCGCGCCCTCGAAACGTACCTGGTCACCGTGGCTGAGCATGGCCTCAACGCCTCGACCTACGCGGCGCGGGTGATCGCCTCGACGAGCGCCGGGATGGTGGCGGCGGTCGTGGGCGCGGCGTGCGCGCTCAAGGGGCCCTTGCATGGCGGAGCCCCGGGGCCGGTGCTGGACATGCTCGACGCCATCGCGACGCCCTCCAACGCCAGGTCCTGGACGGAGGCCGAACTGGCGGCCGGCCGCCGCATCATGGGCTTCGGCCACCGCATCTACCGCGTGCGCGATCCGCGAGCCGACATCCTGCAAGGTGCCGTGATGCGCCTGGGAGACGACCGGGGACGCCTGGCGTTCGCCCGGGCGGCCGAAGCCGAGATCGCGGCGGTGCTCGCGCGCCGCAAGCCTGACAGGGCGTTGCCGACCAACGTCGAGTTCTACACCGCAGTGCTCCTGGAGGCGGTGGGCCTCGACCGCGACATGTTCACCCCGGTCTTCGCACTGGGGAGGATGCTCGGGTGGACCGCGCACGTTTTCGAACAGGTCGCGACCGGCCGATTGATCAGGCCCGAGTCCGCATACGTCGGCCCGCAGGCCGCCGCCACCGTCGGCCGGTGA
- a CDS encoding 2-oxoacid:acceptor oxidoreductase subunit alpha, whose product MPETAAVEKTCQTLTRQTHTLEIVSDSGEGAQKCGQIFGRVSARMGNGVWTVEIIPAEIQPPARHPTSASGNRVRIGTGQVTNWGDAADLVVAFNEQVLLQRHRLGALARGAIILLESMWENHDDPDIREAHAAALEEMSTGGYRFVMVPMEEQCLQLVDNPRKGKNMFALGMLAWIYSRDIEKIKEQIAFEFRKKRKEIYESNVTLLDAGFKWAGENLDFRVAVPSAPFDRPMVVMNGNQAVAMGAIAAGLELCSMYPITPATSASHYLSEIIEKYGGIVHQAEDEIAAAGVAIGASYAGKTAFTITSGPGLALKTELLGLAIMTELPLVVVDVQRGGPSTGLPTKVEQADLLAAVYGQTGDAPHIVLAPATIEECFTAMITARRLAEAYRGVVLVLTDANLATGVQPFPRPVLDERFCGPPLDFGPVPDGLRAYDWDAETGVSRRFIPGQPGGMHTVTGLSHDEHSRVGYTPDVHERGCLMRSRKLAVFQQTLLPPEVHGDESGDLLVVGWGSTLGAIQEAVDRARADGLRVSSLHLRFLSPLEPGLQAIFSRFRKVMTVEINYSDTVGDPHITAENRRYGQLAWLLRAATLVDVDCWTRVPGEPLRPGDIHRGILAQLAASV is encoded by the coding sequence ATGCCTGAAACGGCCGCGGTCGAGAAGACCTGCCAGACCCTGACCCGGCAGACCCACACGCTCGAGATCGTGAGCGACTCGGGAGAGGGCGCGCAGAAGTGCGGCCAGATCTTCGGCCGCGTCAGCGCCCGCATGGGCAACGGCGTGTGGACGGTCGAGATCATCCCGGCCGAGATCCAGCCGCCGGCCCGCCACCCGACCAGCGCGAGCGGCAACCGCGTGCGCATCGGGACTGGCCAGGTGACCAACTGGGGCGATGCGGCCGACCTGGTGGTGGCCTTCAACGAGCAGGTCCTGCTGCAACGGCATCGCCTGGGCGCCCTCGCCCGGGGCGCCATCATCCTGCTCGAGAGCATGTGGGAGAACCACGACGACCCGGACATCCGCGAAGCTCATGCGGCGGCCCTGGAGGAGATGAGTACCGGCGGCTATCGCTTCGTCATGGTGCCCATGGAGGAGCAATGCCTCCAGCTCGTCGACAACCCTCGCAAGGGCAAGAACATGTTCGCCCTGGGCATGCTCGCCTGGATCTACTCCCGCGACATCGAGAAGATCAAGGAGCAGATCGCCTTCGAGTTTCGCAAGAAGCGCAAGGAGATCTACGAGAGCAACGTGACGCTGCTCGACGCCGGCTTCAAGTGGGCGGGCGAGAACCTCGACTTCCGCGTGGCGGTGCCGTCCGCGCCCTTCGATCGCCCGATGGTGGTGATGAACGGCAACCAGGCCGTCGCGATGGGCGCCATCGCCGCGGGCCTCGAACTCTGCTCGATGTACCCCATCACGCCCGCCACCTCCGCGTCCCACTACCTCTCGGAGATCATCGAGAAGTACGGCGGCATCGTCCACCAGGCCGAAGACGAGATCGCCGCCGCCGGCGTGGCCATCGGCGCCTCGTACGCGGGAAAGACCGCTTTCACCATCACTTCGGGCCCGGGCCTCGCCCTCAAGACCGAACTGCTGGGCCTGGCCATCATGACCGAGTTGCCGCTGGTCGTGGTGGACGTGCAACGCGGCGGGCCGTCCACCGGCCTGCCCACCAAGGTCGAGCAGGCGGACCTCCTGGCCGCCGTCTACGGCCAGACCGGCGACGCCCCGCACATCGTGCTCGCCCCGGCCACCATCGAGGAGTGCTTCACCGCGATGATCACCGCCCGGCGCCTGGCCGAGGCCTATCGCGGCGTCGTCCTGGTCCTCACCGACGCCAACCTCGCCACGGGCGTGCAACCCTTCCCGCGGCCCGTCCTCGACGAGCGCTTCTGCGGCCCGCCGCTGGATTTCGGCCCCGTGCCCGACGGCTTGCGCGCCTACGACTGGGATGCCGAGACCGGCGTGTCGCGCCGCTTCATCCCGGGCCAACCCGGCGGCATGCACACCGTCACCGGCCTGTCCCATGACGAGCACAGCCGCGTGGGCTACACGCCGGACGTCCACGAGCGGGGCTGCCTGATGCGCAGCCGCAAGCTCGCGGTGTTCCAGCAAACGCTCCTGCCGCCGGAGGTCCACGGCGACGAGTCGGGCGACCTGCTCGTGGTGGGCTGGGGTTCGACGCTGGGAGCCATCCAGGAGGCGGTGGACCGCGCCCGCGCCGACGGCCTCCGGGTGTCTTCGCTGCACCTCCGCTTCCTTTCACCGCTCGAACCGGGCCTGCAAGCCATTTTCAGCCGGTTCCGGAAGGTGATGACCGTCGAGATCAACTACAGCGATACCGTGGGCGATCCCCACATCACCGCGGAGAATCGCCGCTACGGGCAGCTGGCCTGGTTGCTGCGGGCCGCAACCCTGGTCGACGTCGACTGCTGGACCCGCGTCCCGGGCGAGCCACTCCGGCCGGGCGACATCCACCGCGGCATCCTGGCGCAACTGGCGGCGTCGGTGTGA